The Choristoneura fumiferana chromosome Z, NRCan_CFum_1, whole genome shotgun sequence DNA window CGACTTGTTCACTTTATTTGGCCACTGAGAGACTCGATGGAATCAAAATCGTACCTCAAGCGGCTCATAAGCCTGAAACTAACTAAGTAGGTCCTTAATGTGTCAAGCGAGCCGCCTCCTGAGGTGATTACAACTAGCAGAGGTAAGTATACGGTATACAACGCAAGTATGCGTGTATGAGAGGACCTCAAGAAGTTGgacatttttcaatttatttcgaTTTGTGCAAGCAAACAATCTCACTCAAAATTCGTATATTACCTTCCGTATTCCGTATCCGATTTCCGTATTCTGTATCACAACGGAACTTTTTTCAGTCAGCTGTTTTAGACGGTCAACTATCGTTTAACATGTTATGGTCCAATCCAACTTGTTTGAGCTCTACGTGGCTCTACCCATGCAACTACTATTCTAAAGCAGGTGAAAATCACATAGTTATATTTACCCGCTTGATGAGTAGTTCCTGCGACTAATATGTGCATGGACTCTTCTAATTTTCGTAGCCGTTTCTCCATTAGATCAGCGCGATATACCAGCTTTTCAATGGCCGAGAGCAAGTATAAGTCGGTTTCGGTGACCTGCTTGCGCGGCGGGTCGTCTACTCGGTCTATTGAATTGGGTCTCTgcggttgttgttgttgttgttgttgttgttgtggaTAGGGAGGTACCGGTTTATTCTGCTGAGGCGGCGGCTGTCgaattaaatttacaaatttttaGGTATAATCCTATATGTAGGGGATATAGTTAGGTACTGATCAACTAATTTTAACACTCATTAGAGAAAGGGCAAGCGAAAGAAAATAATGAGGTTAATCCATATATATATCAATATAGGCACCGATGgcactaagtacctactacgaAGTATCACGATATCTTGCCTAAGTATATAAAGCATGTTATGCTGCTTCCGTGCTTATACATTTACCATGATTGTTATGCGGGCCGTCTTACTTACATAACTGGGTTTGAACTTATCCTTGTAAGGGTTTGGCGGTCGATTGACAATCTTTCCGGGGCCTGGCGGcacgggcggcgcgggcgcccaTTCCTCGTAGGGCCGCGGCTGCGtgggcggcagcggcggcggcatTAAAGGACCGTCAATGCGATCCGTGATGTAATAGCCAGAAGATGGCGGAAGCGCCATTATTCTCCCTATTCAACGAGACACAAAAAAATGGAGTCAATTTTAAGTATCAAATTGAAATGCAAGTGGCATTAATGATAAtgattgtttaaatatttaaccgAGTGGGTAATTTTACCTTGTCTGCCAGAGCGTTCCATACTAGCAGAGGTTGCCCAATCTTCTAACAATGTGCTCCATGGCCCTGTGTCGTGGACATCACAAGAGTCGTTCGAGTCGGTTGAGTTCGATGAATTTACGGAGTTTATTAAGAACACAGTGACGATTGCTACTAAAAGGTTCTTCATTTTGCCTGTAAATAGAAAAGTGCGTGGTTTTTATATAACGCTACATCATATGTACAGCGCTGAAATGCAGCCTACAGTTACGTTACTACAGAGGTATTGAGACCCAGAACATTGCGGATAAAGCTGCAGATGCCTACCGCAGAATGCATAGGACTAGGTATTCTATacagatacctacctacgtgtATATTAAGTAGATACATATCGGTATATATCATGGATGCAAGTTGCATAAAGTTACGTCCATACAATAAGAGTTGTAAGAATAATAATTGATGCCGGTCGACCCTGTAGGTACATATTGAGGAGTAAAGcaaaagtacatttttttttaacaaaatatggaaccgacttcaaaaaccttgaaaataattttctacttgtttgaagtcggtgcctcagcacgagacgTCTACCTCACCAACATACTAAGTATATATTGGGCTTAAATCACTcttgctggctcatgctgaggctccgacttcaaactagtagaaaaatatttattttttacattttttgtaaaaaaaaattacatgatttTTAGTGATAAGTAGCGAAAGTGCATCCTCCCTCACATCGATTCCATtgagctcaaacacggcatagttatattattttataacagagtaccggtacctacggtcttctttatcagggccagttcaccaaatgatactttctgaatgtaaatatttgacttggtgttaaaaatgccaaaatcgttAAAGgaatgctttaaaaattcgagggttgctcTCGATTTTTCtgagatcccatcatcagatccttacttggtgtcaatggaaccacctcggaagtaagtctttttaaacaaaaaaagaaggcggagttatcgcgtaataaacacacaaaaaaacacaGACGatttgagaacctcctccttttttgaagtcagttgaaAACAAAGAATAGCTCGTGTTGTGTTTTTTCTTCGTTGTAATGAACTAGTACTAGTAATTTGACGACACATTGTTGTTGTTGCCCCATTGGTGCGGTAGCGTCACGTCGGGGTCACGGCGAACGGTCACGTCTGCGTGGCGTAACGTTACGTAACGCCGGTGAAAGTGGCCGGGACGGCATCCGCTAGCGCCGGTGTAAACAAGGACTCCGAGGCGGTTTCACGATATCCGTTTCGTGGTAATCCGTGTTACTTACTGGTATTTCCCCAGTCGGTGGGACATTGTGCAAGTGGTGAGCTAATAACGCAGGCAAATTGAATTGAACACACCCTGATTACAAAGTGGGGCGAAATGTGGTGAACACGCACTGATatctgtgtttattttttttaagtaaatgcaGACAAACGGGCAGACgtttcacctgatgttaagtgattaccgtcgccaatagacatccgcagcaccatcagaactacagatgcgttgccggtcTTAGCGGACGAGATgtggatatttatttatctatctataagTTTGGGAAATATTTATTGTGTAGCAGTTGTAGTGGTAggtacgtaataataataatattaaatgcaaTAACTCCATAAATAGGAATCTCATCAATGAGTGGGTGAGTTGCGGTAATGCATAGAGGGTAGGGGAACGCTACTTTGCGTTGCTTCAAAACGCAGACATTAAGATCAAAAGAATAATTTATGACTCTAATGTAGCAGATGGGCactatctatatattttattacccAAAGTGCTATTACTTAATTGTAGCTACAGTGGAATATAAAAATCCATGTCAAAATACATAGTCGAACATAGATCCTCCTCCTTttctgaagtcggttaaaaatgtgtGTGAGTCAATCAATAAATGATGGAGTTCAAAAAGTACCTAGTGATCCTCCGATCAACTAGGTACGGTACGGTAAGGTCTccgttaattaaaaataacatgaaaATGGTTTTTGGAACTCCACtcaaataggtacttacgaGTATGTTATGAGTTCTCATGAGATTTTGATCCCTAgatatttataaatgaaaagTTAGCTCTAGCTAGTTAAAATGGTAGCTCTACCTTTTGACACCGCAACCGGTGtgagcacgacccagcaggatagattgaaacccatagtatataggtgaggtagacgactattgttccattcctgctggctcgtgctgaggcaccgacttcgagctagtaggtacctagaaaaatattttcagtggttttgtagtcggttccattttccgttattttttacttttttgttaaaaaattttttttttttattagacacTACAACGATGAGACTACAGAGGAGAGTGAAGGTGCAAATAGGTACGCCAATGACAGCTGACGAtagtagaaaataaaacattataaaattcgCAGCATTTTACTTCGCCTGTAACTCCATTGGAACCAGCACGGTACGAATGCAGAAGTCGCAGGTTCGTGGTCTGCTAGATAACATATAAAAGTTTTGTAAAGTCAGACTAGTAGTCTGACTTTATAGTAAACTAGTAgacttaatttaacttaaattacgTAAACTAGAAGCTGATTGAGAGTTATTATTACCAAATCAAAAATTAGAAAGTATCGCTTACCTataatttattccaataaacGGATCTCTCCTCAGACCACAGGCGAGCGTGCGATCACAGGCCACTTTTACTGTGAATCGGAGAAAAGTCACAACACGTGGATAACCGTGAGGCGCGCACCACTCTCTCGTTATATTTGAAGACATATCATAGCGTGGGGCCCTGGCATTGTTGGAAGTGGGGGCTGCCACTTATTAacaatgaaatattttgaaagttgaATGTCAGTCTTATCTTATGAGGTGAGGAGGGGTAGGTGGTTCCTGGAATTGTCTTCATTTTACAAACACGTAAGATTCCACGCATATAGTAGGCATATTCAtcagtataggtaggtattaaacgTGAACTAAAATCAAACTATAAGTAGTAGGAAAAAAGTGACCAATCATGAATAGCCCGAAAGTTCCACCTGAATACACTCCAAATACACTCTAGTTGATT harbors:
- the LOC141431892 gene encoding uncharacterized protein isoform X1; translated protein: MGFNLSCWVVLTPVAVSKGKMKNLLVAIVTVFLINSVNSSNSTDSNDSCDVHDTGPWSTLLEDWATSASMERSGRQGRIMALPPSSGYYITDRIDGPLMPPPLPPTQPRPYEEWAPAPPVPPGPGKIVNRPPNPYKDKFKPSYPPPQQNKPVPPYPQQQQQQQQQPQRPNSIDRVDDPPRKQVTETDLYLLSAIEKLVYRADLMEKRLRKLEESMHILVAGTTHQAEPCVANFSRVGDTCYHFSPEPADWKTANLACRRLRSNLIELEGEKERRKVLAHLLSDKKQKALDWWTGGLNPGLLWIWSNSARPVAGNSTAETSGNSTTAITIVGEGRCLALVYDPAARAYVYRGQDCGLKHRYLCEKAEDKAKLSNEIERIARKLRNGNASITKYLSPS
- the LOC141431892 gene encoding uncharacterized protein isoform X2; this translates as MKNLLVAIVTVFLINSVNSSNSTDSNDSCDVHDTGPWSTLLEDWATSASMERSGRQGRIMALPPSSGYYITDRIDGPLMPPPLPPTQPRPYEEWAPAPPVPPGPGKIVNRPPNPYKDKFKPSYPPPQQNKPVPPYPQQQQQQQQQPQRPNSIDRVDDPPRKQVTETDLYLLSAIEKLVYRADLMEKRLRKLEESMHILVAGTTHQAEPCVANFSRVGDTCYHFSPEPADWKTANLACRRLRSNLIELEGEKERRKVLAHLLSDKKQKALDWWTGGLNPGLLWIWSNSARPVAGNSTAETSGNSTTAITIVGEGRCLALVYDPAARAYVYRGQDCGLKHRYLCEKAEDKAKLSNEIERIARKLRNGNASITKYLSPS